A single window of Desulfovibrio sp. G11 DNA harbors:
- a CDS encoding sensor histidine kinase, whose amino-acid sequence MLSFRTRIFGGMLAVALVSIGVAVFYGKAWFEKVQLEAARERLVRETALAGVILDGLGDHTAGLTRLAAVLDMPEERLSLLDPQGHVLGDTAPDAQPVTRLDNHADRPEVREAMRGAPGFAIRPSGTLGKDLAYAAVVLQNGDILRVSVPLASLRQIIDSRLAVFTQIGVITVILSLILAGLLSGALRRSLRQMVSVVEGISLGNFQRRLRRIPGCEFAPLADAVNRMAENIEEHVRTAAEQTAQLESILDTMSDGVLVLGPRGRIRRCNRALVREFPAAASALGAQVVEVIPSPPLQNAVDELMAEAEAHAEARQRAAVLTAAARHITVQQDDEASSGSSAAAVSVSAPVAQDQALASFPTSIGSAGPATHGAEAENDKIPAHDEAFTAEGGRVQRYLHLELPSGQAMSVCISLPPAAEMAGGGQVGAVAVFHDITELMRLERVRRDFVANVSHELRTPLTAIQGYAETLTSLDGPPECRRFGEIILKNGACLSRMVDDLLTLARLEGKSGSLELAPTDPREALAQATGMCREVLEHRRCRVESHLSADCRVMASLPHLTQVFRNLLENAGRYAPEGGSIRVTARQVGDSVAFRIADDGPGIPRQDLERIFERFYQVERHRGQASTGLGLAICKHIIERHGGSIRAESPATDGSTALVFTLTSAHGAA is encoded by the coding sequence ATGCTTTCATTCAGAACCAGAATTTTTGGCGGCATGCTGGCCGTGGCCCTGGTTTCCATTGGTGTGGCCGTATTTTACGGCAAGGCCTGGTTTGAAAAGGTGCAGCTTGAGGCGGCGCGAGAACGCCTTGTGCGCGAAACAGCGCTGGCCGGAGTCATTCTGGATGGCCTTGGCGATCACACCGCCGGGCTGACGCGTCTGGCTGCTGTTCTTGATATGCCAGAAGAGCGCCTTTCGCTGCTGGATCCGCAGGGGCATGTGCTTGGCGATACCGCGCCGGATGCGCAGCCCGTGACCAGGCTGGACAACCATGCCGACAGGCCCGAAGTGCGCGAGGCCATGAGGGGGGCGCCGGGTTTTGCCATCCGTCCCAGCGGCACATTGGGCAAAGATCTGGCCTATGCCGCTGTGGTTCTGCAAAATGGCGATATCCTGCGCGTTTCTGTGCCCCTGGCGAGCCTCAGGCAGATTATCGACAGCCGCCTTGCCGTATTCACGCAGATCGGCGTGATCACCGTTATCCTTTCCCTGATTCTGGCCGGGCTACTTTCCGGGGCGCTGCGCCGCTCTTTGCGACAGATGGTGTCTGTGGTGGAGGGCATTTCACTGGGCAATTTTCAGCGCCGCCTGCGGCGCATCCCCGGTTGCGAGTTTGCCCCCCTGGCCGATGCCGTGAACCGCATGGCCGAAAACATTGAGGAACACGTGCGCACTGCGGCGGAACAGACCGCCCAGCTTGAAAGCATACTGGACACTATGAGTGACGGTGTGCTGGTACTTGGGCCGCGCGGGCGTATCCGTCGCTGCAACAGGGCGCTGGTGCGCGAATTTCCTGCTGCTGCATCGGCCCTGGGCGCCCAGGTGGTGGAGGTCATCCCCTCACCCCCCCTGCAAAACGCCGTGGACGAACTTATGGCCGAAGCCGAAGCCCATGCCGAAGCCCGTCAGCGGGCGGCGGTCCTGACTGCCGCGGCACGGCATATTACCGTTCAGCAGGATGACGAGGCAAGCTCTGGTTCTTCCGCTGCTGCGGTTTCTGTCTCTGCCCCGGTGGCCCAAGACCAGGCCTTGGCATCGTTCCCGACCTCCATCGGCTCCGCAGGGCCGGCCACGCATGGCGCGGAGGCGGAAAACGACAAAATTCCTGCTCACGACGAAGCTTTTACTGCGGAAGGCGGGCGCGTACAGCGCTATTTGCACCTTGAGCTGCCTTCGGGCCAGGCCATGTCGGTCTGCATTTCCCTGCCGCCTGCGGCGGAGATGGCGGGTGGAGGGCAGGTGGGTGCCGTGGCCGTATTCCACGACATAACGGAACTCATGCGGCTTGAACGTGTACGGCGCGATTTTGTTGCCAACGTGTCGCACGAACTGCGCACGCCGCTCACGGCCATACAGGGGTATGCCGAAACCCTCACCAGTCTTGACGGGCCACCGGAATGCCGCCGCTTTGGTGAAATAATCCTTAAAAACGGAGCCTGCCTTTCACGCATGGTTGATGACCTGCTGACGCTGGCCCGCCTTGAGGGCAAGAGCGGCAGCCTTGAGCTTGCTCCCACAGACCCGCGGGAGGCTCTGGCCCAGGCAACGGGCATGTGCCGCGAAGTGCTGGAGCATCGCCGCTGCCGGGTCGAGTCGCACCTTTCCGCAGACTGCCGGGTGATGGCAAGCCTGCCCCATTTGACGCAGGTTTTCCGTAATCTTTTGGAAAATGCAGGGCGCTACGCGCCCGAGGGCGGCAGCATCCGCGTGACGGCGCGTCAGGTGGGCGACAGTGTGGCCTTTCGCATTGCCGACGACGGCCCGGGTATACCCCGGCAGGACCTGGAACGGATATTCGAGCGCTTCTATCAGGTAGAGCGCCACCGGGGGCAAGCCAGCACCGGCCTTGGGCTTGCCATCTGCAAGCATATCATTGAGCGGCACGGCGGCAGTATCCGGGCGGAAAGCCCCGCCACGGACGGCAGCACGGCCCTTGTTTTTACTCTCACTTCCGCCCACGGAGCAGCATAG
- a CDS encoding response regulator yields MSQQILIVEDEADIRELLRFNLEREGFSVLEAADGNEALRLARQHLPDLMLLDVMMPGPDGFEVCRLLGAQAETAHIPVLMLTARGEEMDRVVGLSLGADDYVVKPFSVRELMLRIRAVLRRGTRSGESPVLERHGIRLRPDAHTAEAHGEELQLTATEFRLLEDLLRHAGSVRTREQLLNKVWGYSFEGYARTVDTHVRRLRAKLGHAASMLETVRGVGYRIKE; encoded by the coding sequence ATGAGCCAACAGATATTGATAGTTGAAGATGAAGCCGACATTCGCGAGCTTTTGCGCTTTAATCTCGAGCGTGAGGGCTTCAGCGTTCTGGAGGCGGCGGATGGCAACGAGGCGCTCAGGCTGGCCCGCCAGCATCTGCCGGACCTCATGCTGCTGGATGTCATGATGCCCGGCCCGGACGGGTTCGAGGTCTGCCGCCTTTTGGGGGCGCAGGCTGAAACCGCCCATATCCCCGTGCTTATGCTGACGGCCAGAGGCGAAGAAATGGACCGCGTGGTGGGCCTGAGCCTTGGCGCGGACGATTATGTGGTCAAACCTTTCAGCGTGCGTGAGCTTATGCTGCGCATCCGGGCAGTGCTGCGGCGCGGGACGCGCAGCGGCGAAAGCCCGGTGCTGGAGCGCCACGGCATACGCCTGCGCCCCGATGCCCATACGGCGGAAGCGCACGGCGAAGAACTGCAGTTGACAGCCACGGAGTTTCGCCTGCTGGAAGACCTGCTGCGCCATGCCGGGTCGGTGCGCACGCGTGAGCAGCTGCTCAACAAGGTATGGGGCTATTCCTTTGAAGGATATGCCCGCACGGTGGATACCCACGTGCGCCGCCTGCGCGCCAAGCTGGGGCATGCGGCCTCCATGCTGGAGACCGTGCGCGGGGTAGGCTACAGGATAAAGGAATAG
- a CDS encoding phosphate ABC transporter substrate-binding protein has protein sequence MSFDCKKRVSRYSSRLAACALAVLCWSASAFAAQQVIINGSTTVLPVVQKAGEAFMASHPGTELSISGGGSGNGIKALIEKQCDVAMSSRDIKDKEKDAAAKNGITPLRTAIAIDAIVPVVHPANKVGALTLAQLRDIYTGKVTNWKDLGGEDAQIVAISRDTSSGTFESWEELVMNKERVSPRALMQASNGSVVQTVSKNKNAIGYVGLGYVDKSTRPVTVDGVSPSAETAISKQWPIARELYIFTNGAPQGAVKEFVEYLVAPDKGQKDVLAVGYVPLSK, from the coding sequence ATGTCTTTTGATTGCAAAAAACGCGTTTCCCGTTACAGCAGCAGGCTCGCGGCCTGCGCTCTGGCCGTGCTTTGCTGGAGCGCTTCGGCCTTCGCCGCCCAGCAGGTCATCATCAACGGCTCCACCACCGTGCTGCCCGTGGTGCAAAAAGCCGGAGAAGCCTTCATGGCCTCTCATCCCGGCACGGAGCTGAGCATTTCCGGCGGCGGTTCCGGCAACGGCATCAAGGCTCTCATTGAAAAGCAGTGCGATGTAGCCATGAGCTCGCGCGACATCAAGGACAAGGAAAAGGACGCCGCCGCCAAAAACGGCATTACGCCCCTGCGCACGGCCATCGCTATTGACGCCATTGTGCCTGTGGTCCACCCGGCCAACAAGGTGGGCGCTCTTACCCTTGCGCAGCTGCGCGACATCTACACAGGAAAAGTCACCAACTGGAAGGATCTTGGCGGCGAAGACGCCCAGATTGTAGCCATCTCGCGCGACACTTCTTCCGGCACGTTTGAATCCTGGGAAGAACTTGTCATGAACAAGGAGCGCGTCAGCCCCAGAGCGCTCATGCAGGCTTCCAACGGATCCGTGGTGCAGACTGTAAGCAAAAACAAAAACGCCATCGGCTATGTAGGCCTGGGCTATGTGGACAAGTCCACCAGGCCTGTGACGGTTGACGGCGTAAGCCCCAGCGCAGAGACCGCCATTTCAAAGCAGTGGCCCATCGCGCGTGAACTGTACATTTTCACCAACGGTGCACCCCAGGGCGCGGTGAAAGAGTTTGTGGAATATCTGGTGGCCCCCGACAAGGGACAAAAGGATGTGCTCGCCGTGGGCTACGTACCCCTGAGCAAATAG
- the pstC gene encoding phosphate ABC transporter permease subunit PstC → MRSADLKEKLVRYILTGMAGSSLLALAGIVIFLFMEGLPLFAHYPVMDFLFGRLWYPTEDPGLFGIFPLLAASLAVTFFSSLLAVPLGVLTAVYLTEIAHPAVRRVIKPFVELLAALPSVVLGFLGMVVLAPFLQDYLGAATGLNLLNASVVLAFMSVPTICSVSEDALYSVPRDLREASLALGATRWQTTVRVVIPAALSGIGTAVMLGMSRAIGETMVVLMVAGGAGIIPTSLLDPVRPMPASIAAEMAEAPFRSDHYHALFAIGIVLFLLTLAFNMLAAHIAEKHRQAGTSSL, encoded by the coding sequence ATGCGTTCCGCAGACCTGAAAGAAAAACTGGTTCGCTACATACTCACCGGCATGGCGGGCAGCTCGCTGCTGGCCCTGGCCGGCATTGTCATATTTCTGTTTATGGAGGGCCTGCCACTCTTTGCACACTATCCGGTCATGGATTTCCTTTTCGGCCGCTTGTGGTATCCCACTGAAGATCCCGGCCTGTTCGGCATTTTTCCCCTGCTGGCGGCCTCGCTGGCGGTGACGTTTTTTTCCTCGCTGCTGGCAGTGCCGCTGGGCGTACTCACCGCCGTATACCTTACGGAAATTGCCCACCCTGCCGTGCGCCGTGTCATCAAGCCCTTTGTGGAACTGCTGGCAGCCCTGCCCTCGGTGGTGCTGGGCTTTCTGGGCATGGTTGTGCTGGCCCCCTTCCTACAGGACTATCTGGGCGCGGCCACAGGGCTGAACCTGCTTAATGCCTCGGTGGTGCTGGCCTTCATGAGCGTGCCTACCATCTGCTCTGTTTCTGAAGACGCCCTGTACAGCGTGCCACGCGACCTGCGCGAAGCTTCGCTAGCGCTCGGGGCCACGCGCTGGCAAACCACGGTGCGCGTTGTCATTCCGGCGGCGCTTTCGGGCATCGGCACCGCTGTCATGCTCGGCATGTCGCGAGCCATCGGGGAAACAATGGTGGTGCTTATGGTGGCGGGCGGCGCAGGCATCATCCCCACGTCACTGCTTGACCCCGTGCGGCCCATGCCTGCGTCCATCGCGGCAGAAATGGCCGAGGCCCCCTTTCGCAGCGACCATTATCACGCGCTTTTCGCCATCGGCATCGTACTTTTTCTGCTTACCCTGGCCTTTAACATGCTGGCGGCCCATATCGCCGAAAAACACCGTCAGGCCGGGACCTCGAGCCTGTAA